The Panicum hallii strain FIL2 chromosome 9, PHallii_v3.1, whole genome shotgun sequence genome has a window encoding:
- the LOC112876912 gene encoding glycerol-3-phosphate 2-O-acyltransferase 6-like: MEKRKVRMQNTLHQKACRGGACFLVRASSGGDLAVIIMGEAAAAMAGSPFPTVEKCSSSDRDGDTVVADLDGTLLCGRSSFPYFAHMAFETGGVLRLLLLIALAPLAGLLYYFVSEPAGIQVLIFASMAGARVSDIEAVARAVLPKFYCADLHPESWRVFSACGRRCVLTANPRVMVEAFLKEYIGTDVVVGTELVVWRGRATGLVLSPGVLVGEQKADALRKAFGDAAPEVGLGDRKTDYPFMRLCKEGYVVPPTPKLKPVPREDLPRPVVFHDGRLVQKPSPALALLTVLWIPIGFLLACLRIAAGALLPMRMVYHAFRALGVRVTIKGNPPPPASRETGQTGVLFICSHRTLLDPIFLSTALGRPITAVTYSVSRLSEILSPIRTVRLTRDRAADAAMIRRLLAEGDLVICPEGTTCREPFLLRFSALFAELTDEIVPVAMENQMSMFHGTTARGWKGLDPFYFFMNPSPGYVVTFLNKLPAELTCSGGKSSHEVANYIQRLIASTLSYECTSFTRKDKYKALAGNDGTVVSKPNIDKKKVMGC; this comes from the exons ATGGAAAAGCGCAAGGTCCGCATGCAAAATACTCTGCACCAGAAAGCGTGTCGAGGAGGGGCGTGCTTTCTGGTGCGTGCTAGCTCCGGGGGGGACTTGGCGGTGATTATCatgggggaggcggcggcggcgatggctgGCTCGCCGTTCCCGACGGTGGAGAAGTGCTCGTCCAGCGACCGGGACGGCGACACGGTCGTGGCGGACCTGGACGGCACGCTGCTGTGCGGCCGGAGCTCGTTCCCGTACTTCGCGCACATGGCGTTCGAGACCGGCGGCgtgctgcggctgctgctgctcatcGCGCTGGCGCCGCTCGCGGGCTTGCTCTACTACTTCGTGTCCGAGCCGGCGGGCATCCAGGTGCTCATCTTCGCGTCCATGGCGGGGGCCAGGGTCTCCGACATcgaggccgtggcgcgcgccGTGCTGCCCAAGTTCTACTGCGCCGACCTGCACCCGGAGTCGTGGCGCGTCTTCTCGGCGTGCGGCCGCCGGTGCGTGCTCACCGCGAACCCGCGGGTCATGGTCGAGGCGTTCCTCAAGGAGTACATCGGCACGGACGTCGTCGTCGGCACGGAGCTCGTGGTCTGGCGCGGCCGCGCCACGGGGCTAGTCCTCTCACCCGGCGTGCTCGTCGGCGAGCAGAAGGCGGACGCGCTCCGGAAGGCGTTCGGCGACGCCGCGCCAGAGGTCGGCCTCGGCGACCGGAAGACGGACTACCCGTTCATGAGGCTGTGCAAGGAGGGCTACGTCGTGCCGCCCACGCCGAAGCTCAAACCCGTCCCGCGGGAGGACCTGCCGAGGCCGGTGGTGTTCCACGACGGCCGGCTCGTCCAGAAGCCGTCGCCGGCGCTGGCGCTGCTCACCGTGCTCTGGATTCCGATCGGGTTCCTGCTCGCCTGCCTCCGCATCGCGGCCGGCGCGCTCCTGCCGATGCGCATGGTGTACCACGCGTTCCGCGCCCTCGGCGTCCGCGTCACCATCAAGGGcaaccctccgccgccggccagcCGCGAGACGGGTCAGACCGGCGTGCTCTTCATCTGCTCCCACCGcaccctcctcgaccccatcTTCCTCTCCACCGCCCTGGGGCGCCCGATCACCGCCGTCACCTACTCG GTCTCGCGGCTGTCGGAGATCCTGTCGCCCATCCGCACGGTGCGGCTGACCCGTGaccgcgccgccgacgccgccatGATCCGGCGCCTGCTGGCCGAGGGCGACCTGGTGATCTGCCCCGAGGGCACGACGTGCCGCGAGCCGTTCCTGCTCCGGTTCTCGGCGCTGTTCGCGGAGCTGACGGACGAGATCGTGCCGGTGGCGATGGAGAACCAGATGAGCATGTTCCACGGGACGACGGCGCGCGGGTGGAAGGGGCTGGACCCCTTCTACTTCTTCATGAACCCGAGCCCCGGGTACGTGGTCACCTTCCTCAACAAGCTCCCCGCCGAGCTCACCTGCAGCGGCGGCAAGAGCAGCCACGAGGTGGCCAACTACATCCAGCGGCTCATCGCGTCCACGCTGTCCTACGAGTGCACCAGCTTCACCCGCAAGGACAAGTACAAGGCGCTCGCCGGCAACGACGGAACCGTCGTGTCCAAGCCCAACATcgacaagaagaaggttatggGCTGCTAG